Below is a window of Desulfonispora thiosulfatigenes DSM 11270 DNA.
TGGGAACTTGACTTTATTAATTTTGGTGGAGGTCTAGGTATAGTTTATTCATCATTAAATGATAGTCCCCTTGATCTAGAACTTCTTAGTGAAAAATGTGAGGTTCTTTTTCAAAGGTTTAAAGATAAAATTAAGGTTAGACTCATTCTTGAAACAGGTAGATTTGTCGTCTGTGAAGCGGGTCAATATATTACCCAAATTGTAGATATTAAAGAATCTAGAGGTACCAAATACTTAATTGTAAAAAACAGTCTTAATGGCTTTTTTAGACCTTCTATTGCAGAATTTTTAGCGGCCTATACACCAAAAGAAAAAAATTACAGGGCTGTGAACCACTATTCACGTCGAAAGATGCTTTTGATTTTACGATAATAAAAAGAGAAAATTATCTTTTAGAAAAAGTAAGTGTTGTAGGCAATTTATGTACTTCAGCTGATATAATGGCAAAAGATATAATGCTTCCAAAGGCCGACGTTGGAGATATACTTGTTGTATCAAAGGCAGGAAGTTACGCATTTACATTAACCCCAATATTATTTGCAACCCATCCTACACCGTTACAATTTTATTTAAAGTCTAATGGTGAATTATATGTAGATTGAACCCTCCTTATGTAGTAGATAGGGAGTGGTTAAGTTTTATCAGAAATCGTATTTACAGAAATTATTTCATAGGCTCTTTTTTATGATAATTTAATATTAAAACTACGTTTTATTCTGCTTTTCTAAGATCTCGTTTAAGTTCAATTATCTGTGTATCGCTTTGAGCGACCTTTCTCGTTAATGAATTAATATCAACTTTTATGTCCTCTAATTTTTCAACTACCTCTGTTTTATACTCACTTAACATAGCTGTTTGCTCATATATAGCATTCATTTGTCTACCAGATTCTCTTTGGAATTATTCAATGTTATCTACTTTGGTATCAAGGCTACCTAATTTATATTAGAAAAAAATAGCGGTTTTAAAGAATATGATATAAAATAAGCAAGGTAAATAGGATATTCATGATTAAAATTTAAAAAGGAGGATTAATAGTGAAAAAACAAATATCTTTATTTTTATCTATTATTTTAGTTGCTGGTTTAATTGTAACTGGGTGTGGAAAACAAGAAGCTGGTCAGGTTTTCAAATCTGAAATTACATATAATGGTTCATCTACCTTAGCACCTGTAATATCTGCTCTTGCTACTGAGTTTATGGAAGAATATGTTACCTGGAATAAGGTGGATCCAGATTTCCCAGAGGAGAATATATCTATATATGTTTCAGCAGGAGGATCTGGGGCTGGGGTTAAGGCAGCTTTAGAGGGAACTAGTGATTTTGGGATGTTGGCAAGAGAACTAAAAGATGAAGAAAAGGAGAAACTAGGAGATATAGAAACTTTTACCCTTGGTATTGATGCATTAACTGTTTCAATAAATCCACAAAATCCATTAAATGAAATAAAAGATAATTTAACTTTAGAAGAGGTTAAGAAAATATTTTCAGGAGAATATAAGTATTGGGATGATGTAGATAATAGTTTAGATCATAAAGAAATAGTAGTGGTCATAAGAGACTTAGGTGGTGGGGCTCATGGAGTGTTTCAAAAGAAAGTAATGGGAGATACCGAAGTTAGAGAAGATGCTATACAAGCTCCTTCTATGGGCGCATTAGTCACAAAATTAATGGAAAATAAAGATGCTATAGGATATGCATCTTTCGGTATGGTTAATCAAAATGAAGGAAAGATTATTCCTTTAAAAGTTGACGGTATAAAGCCAACAGTAGAAACAATAGTTAACGGAACATATAAAATATCAAGACCACTTATAGTAGTTAAAAAGGGTAGTCTTAGTAAAGAAGAAAAAGCATTTATGGATATGGTTACATCTACTAAAGGGTCAGAAATTATTGAAAAAATGGGTTTTGTACCAGTAAAATAGATTCAAGGGCTTTTGCTCTTGAATCTATTTATGTATCGAGATATTAGTCAAACATATTATGAGGTGGTTAAATGAGAAAAACAAGAGAAAGGATATTTAACTTTATAATAAAAATATTATCTTTAATTTCTCTATTTTTACTTGCATTTATAATTATATTTATCTTTAGAGAAAGTTTGTCTTTCTTTATGGAAGTTCCAATACTTAAGTTTGTATCTGGTAGGGATTGGAACCCCTTGGATTCTCCAGATAAATTATCAATATTACCTATTATAGCTGGCACAATATATACATCTTTGGTAGGAATAATAATAGCATTACCAATAGGGGTTGGTTTTTCTGTCGTTTTATCAAGT
It encodes the following:
- a CDS encoding phosphate ABC transporter substrate-binding protein, which produces MKKQISLFLSIILVAGLIVTGCGKQEAGQVFKSEITYNGSSTLAPVISALATEFMEEYVTWNKVDPDFPEENISIYVSAGGSGAGVKAALEGTSDFGMLARELKDEEKEKLGDIETFTLGIDALTVSINPQNPLNEIKDNLTLEEVKKIFSGEYKYWDDVDNSLDHKEIVVVIRDLGGGAHGVFQKKVMGDTEVREDAIQAPSMGALVTKLMENKDAIGYASFGMVNQNEGKIIPLKVDGIKPTVETIVNGTYKISRPLIVVKKGSLSKEEKAFMDMVTSTKGSEIIEKMGFVPVK